One genomic segment of Pseudomonas chlororaphis subsp. aurantiaca includes these proteins:
- a CDS encoding copper chaperone PCu(A)C, with translation MLKSTLVKQALLLAALLLPAGFAAAHEYKAGELQIAHPWSQELPPNAPTVAAYFVIHNTGKNADRLLGVDSPIAGKAELHEHVQQGDLMKMQQVPNVAIAPGDTVTFAPMAYHVMLLELKDRSQLGDGKRFPLTLHFEKSGDVTVEVAVQKQAPAGPQEHMHAQ, from the coding sequence ATGTTGAAATCCACCCTGGTCAAGCAAGCCCTGCTGCTGGCCGCCCTGCTGTTGCCTGCTGGTTTTGCCGCCGCCCATGAATACAAGGCTGGCGAGTTGCAGATCGCCCACCCCTGGTCGCAGGAGCTGCCGCCCAATGCACCGACGGTGGCGGCCTATTTCGTCATTCACAACACCGGCAAGAATGCCGACCGCCTGCTCGGCGTCGACTCGCCGATCGCGGGCAAGGCCGAGCTGCATGAGCATGTGCAGCAGGGCGACCTGATGAAGATGCAGCAGGTGCCCAACGTGGCGATTGCCCCGGGCGATACCGTCACCTTCGCGCCCATGGCCTATCACGTGATGCTGCTGGAACTCAAAGACCGCAGCCAGCTCGGCGACGGCAAGCGCTTCCCGCTGACCCTGCACTTCGAGAAGTCCGGCGACGTCACGGTCGAGGTGGCGGTGCAGAAGCAGGCGCCCGCGGGCCCCCAGGAACACATGCACGCCCAATAA
- a CDS encoding DUF2946 domain-containing protein, giving the protein MSRQRLAFAWIACFAVLFNMLAMPLSGAMQQTDRAPAEQLLWGSFCSSSGTKLVAISLGKLEQQAPQNDDHSTMQHCWCCSGSAPLVALPGHAPQLYFARFESNRSVAPPALIMPTPRQQWPSLNPRASPLV; this is encoded by the coding sequence ATGTCCCGACAACGGCTCGCATTTGCCTGGATCGCCTGCTTCGCAGTGCTGTTCAACATGCTTGCCATGCCGCTTTCGGGAGCCATGCAGCAGACCGATCGAGCGCCCGCCGAGCAACTGTTGTGGGGCAGTTTCTGTTCCTCCAGCGGCACCAAGCTGGTGGCGATCTCCTTGGGCAAGCTGGAGCAGCAAGCCCCGCAGAACGACGATCATTCCACGATGCAGCACTGCTGGTGCTGTTCCGGCTCGGCGCCCCTGGTTGCCCTGCCAGGCCATGCGCCGCAGTTGTATTTCGCCCGTTTCGAGTCCAACCGCAGCGTCGCCCCACCCGCGCTGATCATGCCCACGCCGCGCCAACAATGGCCAAGCCTCAATCCCCGCGCCTCACCTCTGGTCTGA
- a CDS encoding FecCD family ABC transporter permease — protein MIDRRYALLLTALGALLLASCVLSLGFGSARVPVDVVWRILLHKTLGLGEVDWSAGQEHIVWLIRVPRMLLGALVGAGLALIGAVLQAVTRNPLADPHLLGVTSGATLGAVIVVLHVGEIVGLLTLPIAAFIGALASMLLVLGIAARHGRLDSDRLLLCGVAVSFVMMAVANLLLFMGDHRASSAVMFWMLGGLGLARWELLAVPAASVLLGLGLLLGMARPLNALMAGEQTAVTLGLNARNVRLRVFLIASLMTGMLVSISGSIGFVGLMVPHIARRLVGAEHRRLLPVCVLLGSVFLVWVDVAARTLIAPEDLPIGVATAAIGGLFFIGLMRRR, from the coding sequence ATGATCGATCGTCGTTATGCCTTGCTGCTGACTGCCCTCGGCGCCTTGCTGCTGGCGTCCTGCGTACTGTCCCTGGGCTTCGGCTCGGCGCGGGTGCCGGTGGACGTGGTCTGGCGCATCCTGCTGCACAAGACCCTCGGCCTGGGCGAGGTGGACTGGAGCGCCGGGCAGGAACATATCGTCTGGCTGATCCGCGTGCCGCGCATGCTGCTCGGCGCCCTGGTCGGCGCCGGGCTGGCGTTGATCGGTGCGGTGCTGCAAGCGGTGACGCGCAATCCGCTGGCCGATCCGCACCTGCTCGGCGTGACTTCTGGCGCCACCCTGGGCGCAGTGATCGTGGTGCTGCATGTGGGTGAAATCGTCGGCCTGCTGACCCTGCCCATCGCCGCCTTTATCGGTGCCCTGGCGAGCATGCTGCTGGTGCTCGGCATCGCCGCGCGCCATGGCCGGCTCGACAGCGACCGCCTGCTGTTGTGCGGGGTGGCGGTGTCCTTCGTGATGATGGCGGTGGCCAACCTGCTGCTGTTCATGGGCGACCACCGCGCCAGCTCGGCGGTGATGTTCTGGATGCTCGGCGGGCTGGGCCTGGCGCGCTGGGAACTGCTCGCGGTGCCGGCGGCCAGCGTACTGCTCGGGCTGGGCCTGCTGCTGGGCATGGCGCGGCCGTTGAACGCGCTGATGGCCGGCGAGCAGACCGCCGTGACCCTCGGTTTGAATGCCCGCAATGTGCGGCTGCGGGTGTTCCTGATCGCTTCGCTGATGACCGGGATGCTGGTGTCCATCAGCGGTTCCATCGGCTTCGTCGGGCTGATGGTGCCGCATATCGCCCGGCGTCTGGTCGGTGCCGAGCATCGTCGGCTGTTGCCGGTGTGCGTGCTGCTGGGCAGCGTGTTCCTGGTCTGGGTCGATGTCGCCGCCCGCACCCTGATCGCCCCCGAGGACCTGCCCATAGGCGTGGCCACGGCGGCCATTGGCGGGTTGTTTTTCATCGGCCTGATGCGCCGCCGTTGA
- a CDS encoding type II toxin-antitoxin system RelE/ParE family toxin, which yields MITVEEYQQENQRSPFGRRFETLDTQAAVKVSTALLRLEMGNTSNIKWFDGLGEYRIDWGPGYRIYLIQEGRYLVILFGGGDKSTQQADIRQAKKLIAEFHHRKKAELKTR from the coding sequence ATGATCACAGTCGAGGAATACCAGCAAGAGAACCAGCGCAGCCCCTTCGGTCGCAGGTTCGAAACGCTGGATACCCAGGCAGCCGTCAAGGTTTCCACCGCGCTGCTACGCCTGGAAATGGGCAACACGTCCAACATCAAGTGGTTCGACGGGCTTGGCGAATACCGCATCGACTGGGGCCCGGGCTACAGGATCTACCTGATCCAGGAAGGCCGGTACTTGGTGATCCTGTTTGGCGGTGGCGACAAGTCCACCCAGCAGGCAGACATCAGGCAGGCGAAAAAACTGATCGCCGAATTCCATCACCGCAAGAAGGCCGAACTGAAAACGAGGTGA
- a CDS encoding TonB-dependent receptor, with protein MNKYLASSLCLLALNHSAQADEAPLTLPTGTISAPAIDAQDISLQTPTTAGSRLGLSALETPASTESLSGERIRQRGDRNVQDAVSRGTGISRTGTPGDGGTSLSARGFTGQGSVMQLYDGNRLYSGMGTVTFPVDTWSVERVDVLRGPASVLYGEGATGAVVNVIPKKPFAGEIENHLRLGYGSYDSQQQALDSGGSLSDTLSYRLNLNRLRSNGWIDHGDSASDFISAALRWQATDDLAFTLAHDYGDQQPMNYFGTPLVNGRFHEGLRDKNYNIGNDKQHYNDQWTRLTSEWQLSDSLSASNELYYLKAQRRWQNAENYNWDTAGQQLLRSGNFAIKHQQEQVGDRQTFTFKHSLFGLDSQTLAGVDYNRIRFQLNSNSPFNDALPDGQPLDLQHPDKGRFDSTSAYRPQFQSTTKQMSAFAENRTQLSERWSLVTGVRRDYVQVDRDNLVDGSQSDKTLTGNNWKAGLVFALTPDTSFYGQYATSTDGVGGLISLSPSQQQYDLARARQSEIGLKQMFWDQRGEWTLAAYHIVKKKLLTDDPGNPTLKQQVGQQSSRGLEASLDLQLPHAWQLQANAAIVKAQYDDFEEQVGNRFVSRSGNRPVDVPRRTANLWLNKAVTDNLRAGAGVRYVDARYADLANRNELPSYTVVDAVLSWKALRNTTFGLQLNNLFDRQYAQSQYNEGQQWILGEPRSFFVTTDYAF; from the coding sequence ATAAATAAGTACCTTGCGTCCAGCCTCTGCCTGCTGGCCCTGAATCACTCTGCCCAGGCCGACGAAGCGCCGCTGACGCTACCCACCGGCACCATCAGCGCGCCCGCCATCGACGCCCAGGACATCAGCCTGCAAACCCCGACCACCGCCGGCTCGCGCCTGGGCCTGAGCGCCCTGGAAACCCCGGCCAGCACCGAGAGCCTGAGTGGCGAGCGCATTCGCCAGCGTGGCGACCGCAACGTGCAGGACGCGGTGTCGCGCGGCACCGGGATCAGCCGCACTGGCACCCCGGGCGACGGCGGCACTTCGTTGTCGGCACGTGGCTTTACCGGCCAGGGTTCAGTGATGCAGTTGTATGACGGCAATCGCCTGTACAGCGGCATGGGCACCGTGACCTTCCCGGTGGACACCTGGTCGGTGGAACGGGTGGATGTGCTGCGCGGCCCGGCCTCGGTGCTGTATGGCGAAGGCGCCACCGGCGCGGTGGTCAACGTGATCCCGAAGAAACCCTTCGCCGGCGAGATCGAAAACCACCTGCGCCTCGGCTACGGTTCCTACGACAGCCAGCAGCAGGCCCTCGACAGCGGCGGTTCGCTGAGCGACACCCTGAGCTATCGCCTGAACCTCAACCGCCTGCGCAGCAACGGCTGGATCGATCACGGCGACAGCGCCAGCGACTTTATCAGCGCGGCGCTGCGCTGGCAGGCCACGGACGACCTGGCCTTCACCCTCGCCCACGACTACGGCGACCAGCAGCCGATGAATTACTTCGGCACCCCGCTGGTCAATGGCCGCTTCCATGAGGGCCTGCGGGACAAGAACTACAACATCGGCAACGACAAGCAGCACTACAACGATCAGTGGACGCGCCTGACCAGCGAGTGGCAGCTCTCCGACAGCCTCAGCGCCAGCAACGAGCTGTATTACCTCAAGGCCCAACGCCGCTGGCAGAACGCCGAAAACTATAACTGGGACACCGCCGGCCAGCAGCTTCTGCGCAGCGGTAACTTCGCCATCAAGCACCAGCAGGAACAGGTCGGCGATCGCCAGACCTTCACCTTCAAGCACAGCCTGTTCGGCCTCGACAGCCAGACCCTGGCCGGGGTCGATTACAACCGCATCCGCTTCCAGCTCAACAGCAACTCGCCGTTCAACGATGCGCTGCCGGATGGCCAACCGCTGGATCTGCAACACCCGGACAAGGGCCGTTTCGACAGCACCTCGGCCTATCGTCCGCAGTTCCAGAGCACCACCAAGCAGATGTCGGCCTTCGCCGAAAACCGTACCCAGCTGAGCGAGCGCTGGTCGCTGGTGACCGGCGTGCGCCGCGACTACGTGCAGGTGGATCGCGACAACCTGGTGGACGGCAGCCAGAGCGACAAGACCCTGACCGGCAACAACTGGAAGGCCGGGCTGGTGTTCGCGCTGACGCCGGACACTTCGTTCTACGGCCAGTACGCCACCAGCACCGACGGCGTCGGCGGCCTGATTTCCCTAAGCCCGAGCCAGCAGCAATACGACCTGGCCCGCGCCCGGCAGAGCGAGATCGGCCTCAAGCAGATGTTCTGGGACCAGCGCGGCGAATGGACCCTGGCGGCCTATCACATCGTCAAGAAGAAGCTGCTGACCGACGACCCGGGCAACCCGACGCTCAAGCAACAGGTCGGCCAGCAGTCGTCCCGTGGCCTGGAAGCCAGCCTCGACCTGCAACTGCCGCACGCCTGGCAACTGCAGGCCAACGCCGCCATCGTCAAGGCCCAGTACGACGACTTCGAAGAGCAGGTCGGCAACCGGTTCGTCTCGCGCAGTGGCAATCGCCCGGTGGACGTGCCACGGCGCACCGCCAACCTGTGGCTGAACAAGGCGGTGACCGATAACCTGCGGGCCGGCGCCGGGGTGCGTTATGTCGATGCCCGTTACGCCGACCTGGCCAACCGCAACGAGCTGCCCAGCTACACCGTGGTCGATGCGGTGCTGTCGTGGAAAGCCCTGCGCAACACCACCTTCGGTTTGCAGCTGAACAATCTGTTCGACCGGCAGTACGCGCAAAGCCAATACAATGAGGGCCAGCAATGGATCCTCGGCGAACCGCGGTCGTTTTTCGTGACCACCGATTACGCCTTTTAA
- a CDS encoding PepSY-associated TM helix domain-containing protein, giving the protein MSQPKVSFYNLAWRWHFYAGLFVAPFMVMLSLTGIIYLFKPQLDQLMYSHLLQVPAGHHILSADAQLQRVQAAYPQGHVKQYLPPLEAGRSAQFVVQKEGGELNVFVDPCHGNILGEQDAKNNLQAIARATHGELMIGTLGDRLVELAAGWGIVLVASGLYLWWPRGKSSAGVLWPRLGSRGRVLWRDLHAVVGFWGAAFLLLMLLSGMTWTGFWGKQYAELWNRFPAAMWNDVPKSDQQAGELNTASRQTVPWAMENTPMPMSGDHAEHMAHGAAHEGPAAPVISLQQVQDIATQRQVEAGYSITLPTTASGVFTIAVFADDPRNDATLHVDQYTGKVLADVRWQQYSNVARATEVGVMLHEGKMFGPFNQILVLLICLMILLSAVSGLVIWWKRRPQGRLGVPPLRHDLPKWKTAMAIMLALAVAFPLVGASLVAVWLLDRLLLSRWNRSTESASSSS; this is encoded by the coding sequence ATGAGCCAACCCAAAGTGTCGTTCTACAACCTGGCCTGGCGCTGGCATTTCTACGCCGGGCTGTTCGTAGCCCCTTTCATGGTGATGCTGTCCCTGACCGGGATCATCTACCTGTTCAAACCCCAGCTCGACCAACTGATGTATAGCCACCTGCTGCAGGTGCCGGCGGGACACCACATTCTCAGCGCCGACGCGCAGCTCCAGCGGGTCCAGGCCGCGTATCCCCAGGGCCACGTCAAGCAGTACCTGCCGCCGCTCGAAGCCGGGCGCAGCGCGCAGTTCGTGGTGCAGAAGGAGGGCGGCGAGCTCAATGTGTTCGTCGACCCTTGCCACGGCAATATCCTTGGCGAGCAGGACGCCAAGAACAATCTGCAAGCCATCGCCCGGGCCACTCATGGCGAACTGATGATTGGCACCCTCGGCGACCGCCTGGTGGAGCTGGCGGCGGGCTGGGGCATCGTCCTGGTGGCGTCCGGGCTGTACCTGTGGTGGCCGCGCGGCAAGTCGTCGGCCGGGGTGTTGTGGCCGCGCCTGGGTAGCCGCGGCCGCGTGCTGTGGCGCGACCTGCATGCCGTGGTCGGCTTCTGGGGCGCGGCGTTCCTGCTGCTGATGCTGCTCAGCGGCATGACCTGGACCGGCTTCTGGGGCAAGCAATACGCCGAGCTGTGGAACCGCTTTCCGGCGGCGATGTGGAATGACGTACCCAAGTCCGACCAGCAGGCCGGCGAACTCAACACCGCCAGCCGCCAGACCGTGCCCTGGGCCATGGAGAACACGCCGATGCCGATGTCCGGCGACCACGCCGAACACATGGCCCACGGCGCCGCGCACGAAGGCCCGGCGGCGCCCGTGATCAGCCTGCAGCAGGTGCAGGACATCGCCACCCAGCGCCAGGTCGAAGCCGGTTACAGCATCACCTTGCCGACCACCGCCAGCGGCGTGTTCACCATTGCCGTGTTCGCCGACGACCCGCGCAACGACGCCACCCTGCATGTCGACCAGTACACCGGCAAGGTCCTGGCCGATGTGCGCTGGCAGCAGTACAGCAATGTGGCCCGCGCCACCGAAGTCGGGGTGATGCTGCACGAAGGCAAGATGTTCGGCCCGTTCAACCAGATCCTGGTGCTGCTGATCTGCCTGATGATTTTGCTGAGCGCCGTCAGTGGCCTGGTGATCTGGTGGAAGCGCCGTCCCCAGGGACGCCTTGGCGTACCGCCGCTGCGCCACGACCTGCCGAAATGGAAAACCGCGATGGCGATCATGCTGGCGCTGGCCGTGGCCTTTCCCCTGGTCGGCGCCTCGCTGGTGGCCGTGTGGCTGCTGGATCGCTTGCTGCTGTCGCGCTGGAACCGCTCGACTGAATCGGCCTCATCTTCATCATGA
- a CDS encoding TonB-dependent copper receptor encodes MSRFSADTRLCSAQAPATVALNEPRVRFSHAIAVLCGALLTPLALAAEQPVDHSQHGEELSPTVITAIAPSSPLTVVTNPKDPRQPVPASDGGDYLKTIPGFALVRNGGTNGDPVLRGMFGSRLNILTNGSMMLGACPGRMDAPTSYISPETYDKLTVIKGPQTVLWGPGASAGTILFDREPENFGELGTRVNASVLAGSNGRFDKVVDAAAGGPLGYVRVIGNQAHSDDYKDGNNDTVPSRYEKWNGDVAVGWTPDADTLLELTAGKGDGEARYAGRGMDGSQFKRESLGLRFERSNIGEVLDKVEAQVYYNYADHVMDNYTLRTPSGTGMMAGPMASNVDRRTLGARIKATWRWADVQLIGGIDAQTNEHRQRSAMGIDTYKDQPRTKDADFHNYGAFGELTWYAADRDRLIGGARVDRASAKDYRQRIGSAMMSRPNPTAGDTRADTLPSGFIRYEHDLADSPTTVYVGLGHAQRFPDYWELFSPKMGPAGSLNAFDSIKPEKTTQLDFGLQYKTAVLEAWASGYIGQVRDYILFNYRPGMMGMTSQAENIDARIMGGELGAAYKLNDNWKADATLAYAWGKNSSDGTPLPQMPPLDARFGLTYSEDNWSAGALWRVVAAQNRIDENKGNVVGKDFGKSGGFGVFSLNGAYRINKNLKVSTGVDNLFGKAYAEHLNLAGNAGFGYPANDPQAINEPGRTLWTKVDLSF; translated from the coding sequence ATGTCCAGGTTTTCTGCTGACACTCGCCTGTGCTCTGCCCAGGCCCCCGCTACCGTTGCCCTGAACGAACCTCGCGTACGTTTCAGCCATGCCATCGCCGTACTGTGCGGCGCCCTGCTCACGCCGCTGGCCCTGGCGGCCGAACAACCGGTCGATCACAGCCAGCACGGCGAAGAATTGAGCCCGACGGTGATCACCGCCATCGCCCCCAGCTCGCCGCTGACCGTGGTCACCAACCCCAAGGATCCGCGCCAACCGGTCCCGGCCAGCGATGGCGGCGACTACCTCAAGACCATCCCCGGCTTCGCCCTGGTGCGCAATGGCGGCACCAACGGTGACCCGGTGCTGCGCGGCATGTTCGGCTCGCGCCTGAACATCCTCACCAACGGCAGCATGATGCTCGGCGCCTGCCCCGGCCGCATGGACGCACCGACCTCCTACATCTCGCCGGAAACCTACGACAAGCTGACGGTGATCAAGGGCCCGCAAACCGTGCTCTGGGGCCCGGGCGCTTCGGCCGGGACCATCCTCTTCGACCGCGAGCCGGAAAATTTCGGCGAGCTGGGCACCCGGGTCAACGCCAGCGTCCTGGCCGGCTCCAACGGCCGCTTCGACAAGGTGGTGGATGCCGCCGCCGGCGGACCGCTGGGCTACGTGCGGGTGATCGGCAACCAGGCCCATTCCGACGACTACAAGGACGGCAACAACGACACCGTGCCGTCGCGCTACGAGAAGTGGAACGGTGACGTCGCCGTCGGCTGGACCCCGGACGCCGACACCCTGCTGGAACTCACCGCCGGCAAGGGCGACGGCGAAGCGCGTTACGCCGGGCGTGGCATGGATGGCTCGCAGTTCAAGCGCGAAAGCCTGGGGCTGCGTTTCGAGCGCTCCAACATCGGCGAGGTGCTGGATAAGGTCGAGGCGCAGGTCTACTACAACTACGCCGACCATGTGATGGACAACTACACCCTGCGCACGCCGTCCGGTACCGGGATGATGGCCGGACCCATGGCCAGCAACGTCGACCGTCGCACCCTCGGCGCGCGGATCAAGGCCACCTGGCGCTGGGCCGATGTGCAGTTGATCGGTGGTATCGATGCGCAGACCAACGAACACCGCCAGCGCAGCGCCATGGGCATCGACACCTACAAGGACCAGCCGCGCACCAAGGACGCCGACTTCCACAACTACGGCGCGTTCGGCGAGCTGACCTGGTACGCCGCCGACCGCGACCGGCTGATCGGCGGCGCCCGGGTGGACCGCGCCTCGGCCAAGGATTACCGCCAGCGCATCGGCTCCGCAATGATGAGCCGGCCCAACCCGACCGCCGGCGATACCCGCGCCGACACCCTGCCCAGCGGTTTCATCCGCTACGAGCATGACCTGGCCGACAGCCCGACCACGGTCTATGTCGGCCTCGGCCACGCGCAACGCTTCCCGGACTACTGGGAGCTGTTCTCGCCGAAGATGGGCCCGGCCGGATCCCTCAACGCCTTCGACTCGATCAAGCCGGAAAAGACCACCCAGCTCGACTTCGGCCTGCAATACAAGACCGCCGTTCTGGAAGCCTGGGCCTCGGGCTACATCGGCCAGGTACGCGACTACATCCTGTTCAACTACCGCCCGGGGATGATGGGCATGACCTCGCAAGCCGAGAACATCGACGCGCGCATCATGGGCGGCGAACTCGGCGCGGCCTACAAGCTGAACGACAACTGGAAGGCCGACGCCACCCTGGCCTATGCCTGGGGCAAGAACAGCAGCGACGGTACGCCACTGCCGCAGATGCCGCCGCTGGACGCGCGCTTCGGCCTGACCTACAGCGAGGACAACTGGAGTGCCGGCGCCCTGTGGCGGGTGGTGGCGGCGCAGAACCGCATCGACGAAAACAAGGGCAACGTGGTCGGCAAGGACTTCGGCAAGAGCGGCGGCTTCGGCGTGTTCTCGCTCAACGGCGCCTATCGGATCAACAAGAACCTGAAGGTCAGCACCGGCGTCGACAACCTGTTCGGCAAGGCTTACGCCGAGCACCTGAACCTGGCCGGCAACGCCGGGTTCGGCTACCCGGCCAATGACCCGCAAGCCATCAACGAACCAGGGCGCACGCTCTGGACCAAGGTGGACCTGAGCTTCTAA
- a CDS encoding helix-turn-helix domain-containing transcriptional regulator has product MALTRSFKHSIAERAERDPAFSQALLDEAATLFLNGEPEMSRIILRDLINATVGFEALARETAKPSKSLHRMLSASGNPSMDNLAAIFAAIRAKLGVAIEVRAVPAH; this is encoded by the coding sequence ATGGCACTGACTCGAAGCTTCAAGCACAGCATTGCCGAACGCGCCGAGCGCGACCCGGCGTTTTCCCAGGCGCTGCTGGACGAGGCGGCTACGCTGTTTCTCAATGGCGAACCGGAGATGTCGCGGATCATTCTGCGCGATCTGATCAACGCCACCGTCGGCTTCGAAGCGCTGGCCCGGGAGACCGCCAAGCCGAGCAAGAGCCTGCATCGCATGCTGTCCGCCAGCGGCAACCCGAGCATGGACAACCTGGCCGCGATCTTTGCCGCCATCCGCGCCAAGCTCGGCGTTGCCATCGAGGTCCGCGCGGTACCGGCTCACTGA
- a CDS encoding ABC transporter substrate-binding protein: protein MTPRVSLNRLFRSSLGLALSLLAGQACAEATRYPLTIHSCNREVTFKEAPKHALSHDINMTQMMLALGLKSRMVGYSGISGWKAVTPEMRTILDGLPELAAKYPSVETLLDANVDFFFAGWDYGMRVGGDLTPQTLTPLGINVLELTESCAFVMKRPPASLDDTYNDLRNLGRIFDVQDRANQLIADMQQQVAAIRQDLPTEKPRVFLYDSGEDRAMTSGRLGMPQALIDAAGGRNILDDVEASWTRVNWETVVERNPQVIVIVDYSEISAEQKQQFLLDNKALQSVDAIRNQRFIVIPYVQATPGIDNVEAVQTLAKGFHGA, encoded by the coding sequence ATGACCCCGCGCGTCTCACTCAACCGCCTGTTTCGCTCCAGCCTTGGCCTGGCCCTGTCGCTGCTCGCCGGCCAGGCCTGCGCCGAAGCCACTCGTTACCCGCTGACCATTCACAGTTGCAACCGCGAGGTGACCTTCAAGGAGGCGCCGAAACATGCCCTGAGCCACGACATCAACATGACCCAGATGATGCTCGCCCTCGGCCTCAAGTCGCGCATGGTCGGCTACAGCGGCATCAGCGGCTGGAAGGCGGTGACGCCCGAGATGCGGACCATCCTCGACGGCCTGCCGGAGCTGGCGGCCAAGTACCCGTCGGTGGAAACCCTGCTCGACGCCAATGTCGATTTCTTCTTCGCCGGCTGGGACTACGGCATGCGTGTCGGCGGCGACCTGACCCCGCAGACCCTGACGCCGCTGGGCATCAATGTGCTGGAACTGACCGAGTCCTGCGCCTTCGTGATGAAGCGCCCGCCGGCCAGCCTCGACGACACCTACAACGACCTGCGCAACCTGGGGCGGATCTTCGATGTGCAGGACCGCGCCAACCAGTTGATCGCCGATATGCAGCAACAGGTCGCCGCGATCCGGCAGGACCTGCCCACGGAGAAACCGCGGGTGTTCCTCTACGACAGCGGCGAAGACCGCGCCATGACCTCCGGCCGCCTGGGCATGCCGCAAGCGCTGATCGACGCCGCCGGCGGACGCAACATCCTCGACGACGTGGAGGCCAGCTGGACCCGGGTCAACTGGGAAACCGTGGTCGAGCGCAATCCGCAGGTGATCGTGATCGTCGACTACAGCGAAATCAGCGCCGAACAGAAGCAGCAGTTCCTGCTGGACAACAAGGCGCTGCAATCGGTGGACGCGATCCGCAACCAGCGCTTTATCGTGATCCCCTACGTGCAAGCCACGCCGGGCATCGATAACGTCGAAGCGGTGCAAACCCTGGCCAAGGGTTTCCACGGCGCATGA
- a CDS encoding ABC transporter ATP-binding protein, with product MTSLNLTNLAWTPLGQGHCHHQFQLREASLRVAPGEFVGLIGPNGSGKTSLLRCSYRFSRPDQGEVRLDHYNVWRQTPRWCAQRIAVVLQEFPEAFGLTVEEVVAMGRTPHKGLFDGDSAEDRIIARQALESVGLLGFEAHAFATLSGGEKQRVILARALAQQPQLLILDEPTNHLDPRYQLELLQRVKRLGIGTLASIHDLNLAAAFCDRLYVIDHGRIVASGTPAEVLTRDLLQQVFGVQALVDRHPLSGYPRITWITQP from the coding sequence ATGACCTCGCTGAACCTCACCAACCTGGCCTGGACGCCCCTGGGCCAGGGCCACTGTCATCACCAGTTCCAGCTGCGTGAGGCCAGCCTGCGCGTGGCGCCGGGGGAGTTCGTCGGGCTGATCGGTCCCAACGGCAGCGGCAAGACCAGCCTGTTGCGTTGCAGCTATCGCTTCAGCCGGCCGGACCAGGGCGAAGTCCGGCTCGATCACTACAACGTCTGGAGGCAGACGCCGCGCTGGTGCGCCCAACGCATCGCCGTGGTATTGCAGGAGTTTCCCGAGGCCTTCGGCCTGACCGTCGAAGAGGTGGTCGCCATGGGACGCACGCCGCACAAGGGTCTGTTCGACGGCGACAGCGCCGAAGACCGCATCATCGCCCGCCAGGCGCTGGAGTCGGTGGGCCTGCTGGGTTTCGAGGCGCATGCCTTCGCTACCTTGTCCGGCGGGGAAAAGCAGCGCGTCATCCTGGCCCGCGCCCTGGCCCAGCAACCGCAACTGCTGATCCTCGACGAGCCGACCAACCACCTCGATCCGCGCTATCAACTGGAGCTGCTGCAACGGGTCAAGCGCCTGGGCATCGGCACCCTCGCCAGCATCCATGACCTGAACCTGGCCGCCGCCTTCTGCGACCGCCTGTATGTGATCGATCACGGGCGCATCGTCGCCAGCGGCACACCGGCCGAAGTGCTGACCCGCGACCTGCTGCAGCAGGTATTCGGCGTCCAGGCCCTGGTCGACCGACACCCGCTGTCCGGCTACCCACGAATCACCTGGATAACCCAACCATGA
- a CDS encoding DUF2946 domain-containing protein, protein MLMIFIGPLISQSMPMDQAMPMNLSMSTDMNMGEPGCHGETPHGAEHGKAQGEHHALWEKCGYCSLLFNCPALPGSLSFTALDSSPSSHFLTPSPRLGHARQTVFPGARTRAPPVIA, encoded by the coding sequence ATGCTGATGATCTTTATCGGCCCGCTGATTTCCCAGTCGATGCCGATGGATCAGGCCATGCCGATGAACCTGTCCATGTCGACGGACATGAACATGGGCGAGCCCGGCTGCCACGGTGAAACCCCGCACGGCGCAGAGCACGGCAAGGCCCAGGGCGAACACCATGCGCTCTGGGAAAAGTGCGGTTATTGCAGCCTGCTGTTCAACTGCCCGGCACTGCCTGGCAGCCTGTCGTTCACGGCGCTCGACAGTTCGCCGTCCAGCCACTTCCTCACCCCTTCGCCGCGCCTGGGCCATGCCCGGCAGACGGTGTTCCCCGGCGCCCGGACCCGCGCCCCGCCAGTCATTGCGTAA